AAGCGAGAAGGGAAAGGTCTCGCGATGTTCTACAGGTATTATCGAGCGACCCGGTGACCTCTTGTCGAGCAATTGATTATTTTAGGAGAGGCAGTTGGAATATGCCGTTTGCAGGAAGACCGAGCACGTAGTCCGCTATGGGGAGTCGTTCGGACAGCATAAAGGATCCGATCTATTATCCTTCGATGCAGGAGATCACTGCAATGACGGAAGCGTCGGGAACGACAACGGGGACGGCGGCGGAAACAACGTCGGCGACGGTGACGGAGGGTAGCGAGAGAAGCAGAGGATCCGCGGGTAGCCAAGATCTCGGCCTCGAGGAAGGCAACTCGTTAAAAGTACCGCGGAAGTTTATTACGAATTGGCGGCAGGCTTGCGACCGCACTCGCGACAGAACCAAGGATCTGTTGAAAAGGTGGCGAACGGTGTCAAGCAACGTGGACGAGACGATAGTTGGCCCACCAGTTCCTAATAAGCAATTGGATCACCCAGGCTGGAGCGTACACGTTTGGAGTAAGCCGTTCCAAATACCAAAGCATCTATGTATAACGCACGCGATAACGCACGCTTATGAAAAAAAAGATATACATGGGGCATGGAACGTAGGCAATAGGCAATAAGGCACACGCTCGCGTTTCCGTCGAGCCCGATATTTCACCTAGATTTCGTCTCGGAACAGCTACCTGGGTAAGCAGATTTCCAAGCGACGAGAACCTAGCAGCGATAGAAGAGTCCGGAGCCGCGAAGGGAGGAAATCTAAAGGACCTGGCGGCTATTCAACGGGACAAATTCAGTCACTTCTTCGCGTACTTGTTGGACCACGACCAGGACGGTTTCGTGAACAGAAAAGACTTTCGTATGCTCTCGGAGGTATTTAAACGATAACAAAAATTGCTGGCATAtatatgcgtgtgtgtgtgtatgtgccGACGATGATCGACCCGGGTCCGCTGACGTTTACCACTTTTGCGAAGCGACTGAGAAGATTCGCGGATTGGTCGTGGAACGGGCCGGAGTACTTGCGACTAATGGAAGCCGAGCAGGGTTTGGCGGAGCTGATTCTTCAAGAGAAACACTACGACGCGAGCGAGGACGGCAAGAAGATCAGCTTGGACGAGTGGCTGCGTTGGTGGGCCAAAGTCGTCGCCCCGACCGGCGGCACCTCTTACAACGACATCCCGTTTTGGCTGAAAATTCTGCCGAGAATATTTTTCCTCGCCATCAACAGCTCGTCGAGCGGAATCATTTCCAAGACAGAGCTCGGCTCGTTCTACGGATCCGTTGTCGGCCTCGACTCGAACAGAATCGCCAAGTGTCTGGATATCGCGTACAATACCATGACATCGGTAAACGCCTTGGATCATATTTTATTCATTGccgtttatttctatttatatttgtatttgcATTCGTATGCGGCACGATTAGACGGTCGCGATGCGTGCGACAGATACAATAGGACGCTGTCGTCTGTAGACTGTAGAACAAGGAAACGCTCGAGATAGAGGAGAATGCTTTGTTCCGTTCGCAGAACGGAGATCATCCTCTGGGTTGGCCGCAGTATCAGCTCGTGTTCGCCAATTTTCTGTTCGGTCGAGGTCCATTCGGTCCTGGAGAACATTTCCTCGGTTTGACGGACTCCTGCATAATCCGCGGCAATAACGCGCCGTTCCCAATCGATTACGCCGCGATGAACACGCCGAAGGACAAGCTGGAAGTGTACAGTCCACACTGCAGAAGCGCGCGACGCAGCGTCGTCGTTTGACTCGAGAAACTAACGATACTTAAAAATACATGTGTTGTGCAGGTACGTATCGCGTACGcacgattattattaattagacGAAGGCAGTGGTTGCGGTGACAATCACGGTTGCGATTATGGTTACAGTTACGCTCACTGTATTGAACTTATGATCTGCACTTAGGAATAAAGGCGTCCTAGCTCCTGTCGTCTTGGACGTTCGAAGCTCGATACGCGGCAGACCTTCGTCCAGCGGCTTAGTACATCCGTGTACGTTCCTCGGCAACGAACATGACAGAAGAGAAGATTTATAATAGATCtcgcttaaaaaaaaaaaaaagaaagagacgTCCACCGTCACGAtgttgtttcttttttatttcctGTATCGCGTGTACCACCTCGGAAAAACCGATGGCATCGCAACCTCTGTCGGAACGACGACGACCGTTTGTGCTTTGGACTTGTCCCGAACGGTTGCGAACGGTTGCGAACGGTTGCGATGATGGACGACGAATCGACGGAGACTTTATAAATGCACTGTCTGCTGCAGAGTTGCCCGTGCATAGACTCTGAAGTCGGGGATCCTAGAGGGGCAAACCTCTGGAGCCTAGAGGCAAGGCCGTTTTCGCCCACACCGCCAGGACGAAAGATTCGATCTCGCATTCGTTCGTGTCCCTTTGGATACGGAATAGACCCTCTTCGCCCCATTGACGACCCCACGAGTTTGCCACCAGCTGAAACAAAAGTTCACGAGAATATTTGGGCCAAGTTGggagaaaacgagagagaagCAACCAACCATCGGGCACGCAAACTTACCCAGTACTTCAACGGCGGACCATGACTAGATTCTTCTTCTCCCCATCCGATTATCCTTACCGAATGATAAGCGGGCTCGTCCGACTCATCCCGCTTCCCGAACGGGGAGTGTCTGTAGACTCCCGACTCGTACGAGAAGAAATCTTGGTAAACCCTGAACGTGGCTGAAACGATCAAGGATATCTACAGAGTTCTCGTTTGAGATCGCCGCGTTTCTTACCCTGGACGGGTCCGGAAGTCAGGATCTCCTGCATGATGTCGGTCTCGTTGCCCAAACGGTACGCGGGTCCGACTTTGTACAACTCCGTGCGTAACGGATTAGACGGAACCATACAGCCGGCGGTCTTCAGATCGGTCCTCTTTCGGAGTTTGCACTGTTCGCTCGTTCCTGTCCACGGGTAGCACTGTTCCTCGACCAACCTGAAAGAAACGCGCAGCTGTAAACGCTCCGAACAAATACGACGGCGTTCGAATCTATAGATGTTAGATATTATTGGCATAATCACCCAAACTTCCTCATGAACATCCAGGCTCGGTCCAAGTAGCCACCGTCGCAGCCCCGTTGGCCTCTGTTGTTGCAAGAGAGCAAGTGTTGCGCGCTCAGCTCCACGTCCTCCACTCCCATGCTCATTATAGAGAATCTGTCGGAGGCGACGTCCGCGCTCGAAATTGCCCAGGAAGCGCCGCACCATCCTTGATCCGCGACGCCGGATATGTAGAAGGGCCAACGGGATCTGGCATCGAATTCTCGTGGCAGCGATTGCGGATCGTAGATCCGCGGAACGGAGTACATCTTGTAGACCTAGAAAAGGTATACGGATCAACCAGCTTCTTCGGTTTTTTCTTCCGCTATCCCCGATATCTCTGTTTTACTTACCGACTGCGACGGATTCAGAGTACCTAAACGAAGCTGCATGCCTTCCCTGAGCGTCCTCCCCGCGAACTCCGAATAGTTTCTCGCCCTCCAACCGAGAACAGGCGTCTCGTAATTGATCATCTCTATCAGATCACGCTCCTGCAAGCATCGATTCTGCTCGCAGACCACTTCCGCCCGCGAGCCCACCGAGGTGCAATTGCTGAAACGATCGATCGACGTTTAAAGTTTAGCCGAGATGCCTCGGTTGTGGAAAGCGAATGGGGCGACAGTTTACCACGTGTTGCAGTTCCGCTTGAACGATTGCCCATAGTTGTAGTACTTTCCCTCGAAGTAGCATCCTGAAACGCACGCGTCGTTCGATCAATCAAGAAGACCTCGGACGGCGTCGATTTCGCGGATCACTCACTTCTTTTAGGTTCCGGCGGCGACGTCCGCGGCGGCTGCTGCGTCGTCGGATAATTGTCGATTCCTCTGCAGTGGCTCCAATAATCCGGACAACAATCCTCCTCTCCGCGTCGATCGCAGAAATCGTCGCAGTAGCAGGTGGTGGTGAGGATCGGCGCGCTGCACTCGTCCTGCCGTCCGGTGCAGCATCCGAAAGCCGGGTACCTGTCGGCGCAGTAAGGCCCCCTCGGCAGTCCCGAAAAGTCCGGTATACCGTTCACGATCGACAGGAGCTGGACGAACAGCAGGCACACCAAACTCCGATGGGTTCGCATCCTTTCTGCAACGAAAACGATGCTGCAAGATACGAACCGCTGTTGCGATATATTCTCGGTCCCGAAACGCTCGCGAGGTTCGCGACGAACAGCTCGAACGGGACCGCGCGTTACTCTTTACTCAGCGTTAGCGTCAAGGTGTGCTCGATAAACGGTGGTGGATTCGGCAACATCTGGCATCCGCGAACGATAACGATGCCAACAACAAGCGGGCAAGAGCAACCGAGATTCTCCTTTGGAACCGCTTCAACGGGACCTTGTCCCGCGCTTTTCTAGTTAAACGCCGCTCGGCTTTGCTTTTTCTTGTGCAACTCCTTCGCGAATCGTACCTGCGACACGTTCGTTTGCGCCGCGCATTAACTCGATTAACTTATCTCGGCAGCCGGCACCGGCAGCGTTCTCCGTAACCGAGATACATACTTTCGATTACCAGGGGTTACCTGTACACGCACAGCTTCGTCGCCGCTGTACGAAGAAAGAAGGCGTACACCTTCGGTTTCGCCGTGGAACCGCCGTAGGTCGAAACCGAAACATTTTTCGTATCGTCGCGGATCTCGGTATCGCGTACACACGTTCGCAAACAGAAATATTCTTATCGGAGTTTCGCACTTATCGCGTTTAATGCGGTAAACGAGCGCACGGAACGCAAATCGAGGATCGCGAAACGAGCCCgtttcgacgacgacgacgaccatcGGCATCCGGAAATCCGATCAACGATCGAGAATCTTGCTGAATACCGCACGCGCACCGGACCGTTCGTAAACaccattataatattaatatgaatgaAGTTCGCCAGACCGGAACGTCGCGCGTCTATGATTCTAGACCGGTGATCGATCGAAAAGGGCCCTCCGATTTTCGATCGGCTCCACCGGCGAGACCCGTTTTCTGCTTCCCTACGTTTTCTGGCTGCTCCCGTTCACGCGGACGAGATCGGTGTACGCTCGTCACGTTTTCGCGTTTCGCTTTCGACGGTGTTCAAGTTTCGAAGGCGGCGTACGAGATGAATCCTAAAGAAGGACAGGGACACGCGTTTTCACGTACTCTCGTCGTATCCAGATCGTATGTGGGTTAATTCAACCACAACGATAAAATCGGAATTATTCAACAGGTGCGCGAGGCCGTCGGAGAACCGCTGTGCAAAATTCAATCTTCGAACGATTAGCGGCGAACGTTCTTGAATCGGTAAGTAATAACTATAATTGGATCGCGCGTCACGCGTCCCGCTCGAATCCGAGCGGGAATTTCAGGAATTGTGCATCGGATTACGACGACGCGAGCGCCTGCCTAGGAACACGATAGGTGCTCGATTGTCCGCGTTCTTGGACTCGATATAACGTCATGCGATTACGATACGACGATGCGGAATCGCGGGATCAGGGAGTCACGGAACGAGTCATCGTTGGCCGGCGATATCTTTGGCCGAAGCCGCAGCCGATGACGAGTCGCGAGAGAGTAGATTAAAGAAATAATCGCGAGACCGAATAAACTCGATCACGGTCAAAGAATTTGTCCGTTCACCTACGTCGAAAACGGTTGGGGGACACCGACGGTTCGTCGGTCCGTAATGCGAATGACATAATGCGAGATATCAGAGTTTGCGTCAACGTTTACGGCAGCTGTCTCGTATCCCCGAGGCGGGATCGTTAAGATATCAATTACCATGCTAAATAGATTACTCGAAGGAGGTACCAGATACGAGATACGAGGCGGAGTGCCGTGAACGTCTGGCGACGATCAAGGAAACGATAGGACAAACGTCGTGTCCTTGTTATCCTCGACATCGAATATCTTCGTGTCCGCGGCGCACCTACGTATGTTTATTTATGCTTGCGGCTTCTAAATGGCTATATACCTATCTTTCTAAATATAATTATAGCCGCGTGTACGCGCGATCGGGGACCGTTTTAAAAATGTCTCGATCGGCGAAAAGAGGTTGCAGAAGGAGGTTAGCGGTATCGTGTATTTTTAAGTGGGTGTACTCCGCTTCAGGGTCGTAAACGAGGAATTTCGGCTACCACCGAGAAACGATCGAGGATCGAGGCGACCGCGCCAGAGGCCAAGGCAGCGCGTAAAAATAAGTAACTACGTGATACGCTTATTTTCTCTTCGCCTCTGTAATAAATAAAGGATGTTGACTCGTgaatcgaaataaataaatgaatgaaacaAAAGCTTCCAGCGCTCTGGACGGCCCATCGATCGAAGTGCACACCGATCGAGCATCGAGGGATCTGCCGATCGCGAACAACCCTTTCAATCTTTACGTTTGACATGTGTACCTATGTACTTGTATGGCGCGCGATCGTTCGAACAGTTCGCACTAAAAATAACGCAAACGCAAACGCCGTGTCGACGCGTATGTGTTCGCGTCCGCTGCCCCTAATTCGGCATGCGCCCCCCGCGGATCGCGAATCGGATCGCTTTCTTGCCGTATCGATCTTTCTTCTGCGTGTACACGTAAAGTACAATGTTATCAAAATAAGTAAATGTGCAGAGAACGTTATCTTGAGCCGCGGGTACAGAGAAATGCGCACTCGATGATCGTATGAAATTTCAAACCGCGACATATAGTGGCGCCAAACGCGTCAGCGTCGCCTAAAAAGATGAATGTTCTCACGCTCGCGGTTTCATCCGAGCAAAGGATTATTTTATACGAGCACCTAGTGTACCGAGCACGCTATCGATAGCTTTCAGAGTCCGAGAAGAGAGTTTCCGTCGCTGAGGAAAAACGAGTCTGTCGCTTACTCGTGATCGCAGCGTCTGTCAGGTCAGGACCCTCTGGTATCGGAACGACGAGCCAGTTTCCTCGACGAGTATCCGGTGGCGGCTGTAGCGCGTTTCGAACAATCGTAAAAATGCCAAACAATCTGACGCTTGCGCGCAGATCGAAGTAGATCGGAGAAGAAAATTGAAAATCCTCGGCGACTCCTGATCAGCAAGGATCGGTAGAGAGTCGTTGCTGACGACTCAGAAGCGCGAGTCTGACTGATCCGAGAACACACAAGGTAAACGCGAACTAAACGCGGGAGTGTAAGCGCTTGTTTCGAGGTACAACGCGATTCGCTTTCGGTCGGTTCAAACTTCGGCGCGGCAAGacaccgcgccgcaccgcaccgcgccacgccgcgccgcaccgcgccgcgtcaTCCAGTTCCTTCCCAATCCACCGCAATACATCAGAATCCATCGAGATATATAATTCGTGCATTGGAGATCGGTTCCTTTCGCCGGTTTCCTCCCGTCGACGAATCGATTCGTCATCCCTTTGATATGTAAAGGTCTCGCGATTACGCTTGTCGGCATGTCGCGTCGGCGCGACAGTCTCTTCTCCTCTTCCTGGTAGCATCCGCGTTCGTCGAATACGATCAATTCGCTGCGAATTATCTAGAGAAAATTGCTTCGGATAATTGATTCGTTCGTAACGTCTGCGGACTCGTCGGACGCGACGTTGCGaccggagagaaaaaaaaaatcggGCTCGTCCGGGATTTGAACCCGGGACCTCTCGCACCCTAAGCGAGAATCATACCCCTAGACCAACGAGCCACATTCACTGTAGACCCACCGAGGTGATAGGTCATGTGCTTAGTGTGCTCCGTGCTTTAAAAAACCGTGTCCTAAAAAAGTGTGATTAACCCTGTGGGCCAGATATCCCCGAAGTGTGCTTTTTTAACAGGCACTGCCTGTACATTAAAGGATTACAAGGCGGCGGACAATCGCCGGATATCCTATTATTgtgagtgagcttcaaacacgtggaaCAGAAGTGGGGCTGCCATGCCCAAAGGGAAAAATCGGCACAATGGCAGGCAGCCATAAAAGAAAACTGGACACCATCGCAGCCGAAGCGGACCGCACGATCCAACTTAAGCGGGTGGTAAGAAATTTCGACAAAGAATTTAGTGCGCGGAATTATGACAAAATATTCGAAAGCACCAGAAAGGTCCACAAACCTAACCTGGCTGCCTCGAGGAGAGGAGGACAAGGCTCAAGCCAGAACAATGGCGAGCCCGATAGTGACGGATTTCGCCACCCATCTAAGACAGCGCCACGGGAAAGCCTAGGGGACTCAGAGGGCCCCAGCTTCGTCACCACCAATAAGTACAATCCCCTAGCGGAAGAGGGCGCTGAGTACAACGCAACGGAGGGGCctcccgaaaatgtcaccaCAACAAAAGGGAAGAGCAGAATGCCACCTATATACATAACAAAGTCAAAAATAAAAACCATAATAGCACTGATCTCAGAAAATAAACTTAGCACAGAGTCATTTATGGTAAGACAACTCGACGATGATACTGTAAGGCTCAACGCCAGTAATGAGTCTGCTCACTTTAAATGCTTAGAAATCCTGAAAGAAAGTGGCCTCCAATTCCACTCCTTCACCCCATCCCATCTTAAAAACAAGTCATTCGTCCTTAAGGGCATTCGAGGAGGCTTCAATGAAGCTGAGGTAATGGCCGCACTAGATGATCTCAAAATTAATAACATAACcataaccaaaattaacaaactacaatttgaccGCACAAATAGCAACAAATACCATTTCAtagtgcaaatagacaaaaatagcaatcatcAGGAGCTACTAAAAATCAGAAAACTGCTaagccaatcaataagatgggaaaggcttagaaagcctaaaatttttcagtgcaaaaactgccaaagaGTAGGTCACGCCAGCTCTAACTGCAACATGGGATACAGATGCGTCAAATGCGCACAAAGTCATGAACCGGGAAAATGCAGCATCGAGAAATCAGGTAGCAAAAACGTGCTAAAATGCGCTAACTGCGGGGAAAATGGGCACCCGGCCTCTTACCTGGGCTGCCCATATATGTCTATGATATTGAACATAAAGAAGCAAGtacacgaaaacaaaaacagaaaaactctcgaaaaaacacaaaaaattcacagacaaTTTGATCCCAGCATTTCATacgcaaacatcacaaaaaacAATAGAATGCCATACACGCAACATATAGCACAACCCGAAACACACACCAGAAACGAAAGGCTCACCCCCCAAAGAATATCgaccaacagcaacgaaagaacacaagTTCAAGCAACGGACAATAATAACCagaacaacataaatataagccaaatacttgaaatattcaGAAGTAGCCTAGACGAGATCAAAGAGCAACTAGCCGATctcaataataaaatcacccaaAACACACTGAGAATAGATTATTTAGCACAATGGACAATCGAGTAATGGATCACACAACCACCAGCAACCCAatcaaaatatcagcgataaacgtaaattcactgtgcacaatcaagaaaagactagacttacaaaaatatatcgAAGCTTACAAACACGACATCATACTGATTTCAGAAACCAAACTGAGACCACAAAAACACATTAACATCGAAAACCTCagacttgatattaacaaaaacgaatttaacaaagaaaTGGCGAAAAGTCTACCAGACAGGACCGACAACAACGAACTTTACATTACAGATCCAATTACTAAACTCGAGATAGTAggaaagtatctggaaagaataaactcaccaagatacactaacaccaatacaaccaccaaaagactggcagacgaaacaacagacaaatacagcaaaatagcaaaaagaatgacagatacAAAGGCAACATTTACAACATTCACAGACACTAACCCAGCACACAGACCAGTACACCTGGATAacgaaaccaatcatttcatttcttgcagtgaagttaacgaaattataaaaaaactaaATAATAAGACTTCGTCAGGTCTGGACAATATTCCATCAATTGCCATCAAAAATCTACCGACAACCATCATAACAGAGTACACGATACTCTTTAATAACGCAATTAACCACGCCTACTACCcaaacagatggaaacaagctaaaatTCTACCGATACTgaaaaaaggtaaaaacccaGAAGAGCCACAAAACCACAGACCCATTAGTCTCACTGCGAACATCAGTAAAAGTTTTGAAAAAATAATCAAACAAAACCTAATGAAGCACATAACTGCacacaatattataccagataaccaattcggatttaagaataaactttccaccacacacgcaattcacaaattaacttctgacctcAACAATTACCTACACAACGGACTGACAGTGGGGACAATATTGCTAGATCTCGAAAAAGCATTTGATTCAGTTTGGCACAACGGTCTAATCCATAAACTAGAC
The window above is part of the Megalopta genalis isolate 19385.01 chromosome 2, iyMegGena1_principal, whole genome shotgun sequence genome. Proteins encoded here:
- the LOC117220836 gene encoding putative peptidase C1-like protein F26E4.3 isoform X2 yields the protein MRTHRSLVCLLFVQLLSIVNGIPDFSGLPRGPYCADRYPAFGCCTGRQDECSAPILTTTCYCDDFCDRRGEEDCCPDYWSHCRGIDNYPTTQQPPRTSPPEPKRRCYFEGKYYNYGQSFKRNCNTCNCTSVGSRAEVVCEQNRCLQERDLIEMINYETPVLGWRARNYSEFAGRTLREGMQLRLGTLNPSQSVYKMYSVPRIYDPQSLPREFDARSRWPFYISGVADQGWCGASWAISSADVASDRFSIMSMGVEDVELSAQHLLSCNNRGQRGCDGGYLDRAWMFMRKFGLVEEQCYPWTGTSEQCKLRKRTDLKTAGCMVPSNPLRTELYKVGPAYRLGNETDIMQEILTSGPVQATFRVYQDFFSYESGVYRHSPFGKRDESDEPAYHSVRIIGWGEEESSHGPPLKYWLVANSWGRQWGEEGLFRIQRDTNECEIESFVLAVWAKTALPLGSRGLPL
- the LOC117220836 gene encoding putative peptidase C1-like protein F26E4.3 isoform X1, with product MLPNPPPFIEHTLTLTLKRMRTHRSLVCLLFVQLLSIVNGIPDFSGLPRGPYCADRYPAFGCCTGRQDECSAPILTTTCYCDDFCDRRGEEDCCPDYWSHCRGIDNYPTTQQPPRTSPPEPKRRCYFEGKYYNYGQSFKRNCNTCNCTSVGSRAEVVCEQNRCLQERDLIEMINYETPVLGWRARNYSEFAGRTLREGMQLRLGTLNPSQSVYKMYSVPRIYDPQSLPREFDARSRWPFYISGVADQGWCGASWAISSADVASDRFSIMSMGVEDVELSAQHLLSCNNRGQRGCDGGYLDRAWMFMRKFGLVEEQCYPWTGTSEQCKLRKRTDLKTAGCMVPSNPLRTELYKVGPAYRLGNETDIMQEILTSGPVQATFRVYQDFFSYESGVYRHSPFGKRDESDEPAYHSVRIIGWGEEESSHGPPLKYWLVANSWGRQWGEEGLFRIQRDTNECEIESFVLAVWAKTALPLGSRGLPL
- the LOC117220841 gene encoding uncharacterized protein LOC117220841, yielding MGSRSDSIKDPIYYPSMQEITAMTEASGTTTGTAAETTSATVTEGSERSRGSAGSQDLGLEEGNSLKVPRKFITNWRQACDRTRDRTKDLLKRWRTVSSNVDETIVGPPVPNKQLDHPGWSVHVWTTWVSRFPSDENLAAIEESGAAKGGNLKDLAAIQRDKFSHFFAYLLDHDQDGFVNRKDFRMLSERLRRFADWSWNGPEYLRLMEAEQGLAELILQEKHYDASEDGKKISLDEWLRWWAKVVAPTGGTSYNDIPFWLKILPRIFFLAINSSSSGIISKTELGSFYGSVVGLDSNRIAKCLDIAYNTMTSNGDHPLGWPQYQLVFANFLFGRGPFGPGEHFLGLTDSCIIRGNNAPFPIDYAAMNTPKDKLEVYSPHCRSARRSVVV